One region of Sulfuriroseicoccus oceanibius genomic DNA includes:
- a CDS encoding MBL fold metallo-hydrolase, whose product MKNSGLLPKKGWPERNYRFLRHQIVPGIFRKRSGNTVRPDFHPVAGESVSITWIGHASFLIQFEGMNILIDPNWALWHGIVKRTRMPGIPIDHLPPIDLILVSHAHYDHLHKKSLRMIDSRYGIIVPNGLRPLVNRLGFPAVFEMDLWEELQLGGVTITHTPSHHWGARMIHDTHRNFGGFILNAGGKIVYHAGDSAYFDDFKTIGARHNIDIAILPIGAYDAPSGRDVHMNPEEALQAFQDLGGETMIPMHYGTFPLGNESALEPEQRLIANAHHRGIHERVVVMEEGTPMVF is encoded by the coding sequence ATGAAGAACTCGGGATTGCTCCCGAAGAAAGGCTGGCCTGAACGCAACTATCGCTTCCTGCGCCACCAGATCGTTCCCGGTATCTTCCGCAAACGCAGCGGCAACACGGTCCGCCCCGACTTCCATCCCGTGGCGGGAGAATCCGTGAGCATCACTTGGATCGGCCACGCCTCGTTCCTCATTCAGTTCGAGGGCATGAACATCTTGATCGACCCCAACTGGGCGCTGTGGCACGGTATCGTCAAACGCACCCGCATGCCAGGCATCCCGATCGACCACCTGCCGCCGATCGACCTGATTCTCGTCAGCCACGCGCATTACGACCACTTGCACAAGAAGTCACTGCGCATGATCGACTCGCGCTACGGCATCATCGTACCCAATGGACTGCGCCCGCTGGTCAACCGCCTTGGGTTCCCTGCGGTCTTTGAAATGGACTTGTGGGAGGAACTGCAGCTCGGTGGTGTGACCATCACCCACACCCCATCCCACCACTGGGGCGCACGCATGATTCACGACACCCACCGCAACTTCGGTGGGTTCATCCTCAACGCAGGCGGAAAGATCGTCTACCACGCCGGAGACTCCGCCTATTTCGACGACTTCAAGACCATCGGTGCCCGACACAATATCGACATCGCGATTCTCCCCATCGGCGCGTACGACGCCCCAAGCGGCCGCGACGTGCACATGAACCCGGAAGAAGCACTCCAAGCTTTCCAAGATCTCGGTGGCGAAACCATGATCCCGATGCACTACGGCACCTTCCCTCTGGGCAACGAAAGCGCCCTCGAGCCCGAGCAACGCCTGATCGCCAACGCCCACCACAGGGGCATTCACGAACGGGTAGTGGTGATGGAAGAAGGGACTCCCATGGTTTTTTAG
- a CDS encoding DUF4838 domain-containing protein, whose amino-acid sequence MACTIAPAQITIATRGEPADYTIVLPAQASPAQHHAGRELQRFTEEMTGVRLPIISDAHPLPEHAIVLGSTRHTETILESSSDLASLGPDGFRITTKPPHLLIIGGPERGTLYGVYETLEQFAGCRWYSSWHHVIPQLESWTLPEIDQTQRPAFSVREPLWFDCFHGDWAARNKINGSRMELGAHHGGKVRFGRGLFVHTFNTLCPPSEFFDHHPEYFSEVDGKRIHHRTQLCLTNPAVVRIVTQRLLEHIREDPEAKLFSVSQNDWGNPCTCSYCKAIDDREGSHAGSLIHFVNQVATAVEKEFPDVWIETLAYQYTRTPPKTVRPRHNVVPRLCSIECDFSQPLAVSNYPQNESFVSDLRGWSKISHQLFIWDYTTNYRHYLAPFPNVLSLQKNIQLFRDQGVVGLLEQGAYQGRHADFAELKGWLLSKWMWNPDLPAEPLIDDFFSGYYGAAAPFVRRYFDELHSFYDNPKSAPLRIYYHISDRVIPDAFYARAAKLWQQAEAAVHDSPAHLYNVRMGALPVLYTQLMRMPNPDQIKIWVTEAPQLYQAPATRHALATEVLKRMDEAGDIRLSEAWHLEQKSLNQWRHWAATPKAPSVPAPQTKALVEDTVLDLTNRGVWGDTISDNRTNDGYALKLFNSYGKRPATLDFHHVAFDHGKTYRLRIRLRGKNHSQQNAPAFTAGIYDPRSKSAIVELKPESSSTDYAWYQLEDWIPEDHHIFWIAPARDPADTTARPAVYLDKIEILRVD is encoded by the coding sequence GTGGCATGCACAATCGCGCCCGCGCAAATTACTATCGCCACTCGCGGCGAGCCGGCCGACTATACCATCGTTCTTCCCGCTCAGGCCTCCCCAGCACAACATCACGCGGGACGCGAACTACAACGCTTCACCGAAGAGATGACCGGAGTGCGGCTCCCCATCATCTCCGACGCACACCCCCTCCCGGAGCATGCCATCGTACTTGGCTCAACCCGCCACACGGAAACCATCCTCGAAAGTTCCTCCGATCTGGCATCACTCGGCCCCGATGGATTTCGCATCACCACCAAGCCTCCCCATCTCTTGATCATCGGAGGTCCTGAACGAGGCACGCTTTACGGAGTATACGAAACACTCGAACAATTTGCCGGATGCCGTTGGTACAGCAGCTGGCATCATGTCATCCCGCAGCTGGAATCCTGGACTCTGCCCGAGATTGATCAAACCCAACGCCCGGCATTCTCCGTGCGCGAGCCTTTGTGGTTCGATTGTTTTCATGGTGACTGGGCGGCCCGTAACAAAATCAACGGCAGTAGAATGGAGCTGGGTGCCCATCACGGCGGCAAAGTCCGCTTTGGCCGAGGACTATTCGTTCACACTTTCAACACACTGTGCCCACCATCCGAGTTCTTCGACCACCATCCGGAGTATTTCAGCGAGGTCGACGGCAAACGTATTCATCACCGTACCCAACTCTGCCTCACCAACCCGGCCGTCGTACGCATCGTTACGCAGCGTCTATTAGAACACATCCGCGAGGATCCCGAGGCCAAGCTCTTCAGTGTCAGCCAAAACGACTGGGGCAACCCATGCACCTGCAGCTACTGCAAGGCGATCGACGACCGAGAGGGCTCGCACGCGGGGTCGCTGATCCACTTCGTCAATCAAGTGGCAACCGCGGTGGAAAAGGAATTCCCCGACGTATGGATAGAAACCCTAGCTTACCAGTACACCCGCACGCCCCCAAAGACGGTCCGCCCACGCCACAACGTCGTGCCCCGGCTGTGTTCTATCGAGTGCGACTTTTCCCAACCGCTGGCAGTCAGCAACTACCCGCAGAATGAGAGTTTCGTCTCCGATCTTCGAGGCTGGAGCAAAATCTCCCACCAGCTCTTCATCTGGGATTACACCACCAACTACCGCCACTATCTGGCACCATTTCCCAACGTCCTCAGCCTCCAGAAGAACATCCAACTCTTCCGCGATCAAGGCGTCGTTGGATTGTTGGAACAGGGAGCCTACCAAGGTAGGCATGCCGACTTCGCAGAGCTCAAAGGCTGGCTGCTCTCAAAGTGGATGTGGAATCCTGACCTCCCCGCAGAACCGTTGATCGACGACTTCTTCAGTGGCTACTACGGCGCTGCAGCCCCATTTGTTCGCCGCTACTTCGACGAACTCCATAGCTTCTATGACAATCCAAAATCCGCACCTCTTCGCATTTACTATCACATCTCCGACCGCGTGATCCCTGATGCTTTCTACGCCCGCGCCGCGAAACTCTGGCAACAAGCCGAAGCTGCTGTCCATGATTCACCGGCGCATCTCTACAACGTGCGGATGGGTGCCTTGCCTGTGCTCTATACCCAGCTCATGCGGATGCCCAACCCCGACCAGATCAAAATTTGGGTGACAGAGGCACCTCAGCTCTACCAAGCACCAGCCACCCGCCACGCCCTCGCCACAGAAGTACTCAAGCGCATGGACGAAGCCGGTGACATCCGCCTCTCGGAAGCCTGGCACTTGGAACAAAAATCCCTGAATCAGTGGCGACACTGGGCCGCCACACCGAAAGCGCCGTCGGTCCCAGCCCCTCAAACCAAAGCCCTCGTGGAAGACACCGTCCTGGACCTCACAAACCGCGGCGTCTGGGGAGACACCATATCCGACAACCGCACCAACGACGGCTACGCCCTAAAACTCTTCAACTCATACGGCAAGCGCCCCGCCACCCTCGACTTCCATCACGTCGCATTCGATCACGGCAAAACCTACCGTCTCCGGATCCGGCTGCGGGGGAAAAATCACTCGCAACAAAACGCGCCGGCATTCACAGCTGGGATCTATGACCCAAGGTCCAAAAGCGCGATTGTCGAACTAAAGCCCGAGTCTTCAAGCACCGACTACGCGTGGTACCAACTCGAAGACTGGATACCAGAGGACCACCACATATTCTGGATCGCCCCCGCTCGTGATCCCGCCGACACGACAGCCAGGCCTGCCGTGTATCTCGACAAAATTGAGATCCTCAGGGTCGATTAG
- a CDS encoding MBL fold metallo-hydrolase: MTQAIDVFTGGIAQTNGYLIEAPDGWVLFDAPEGVAAWLEQKGIKLQALVLTHQHYDHVMDAAKVAEAHGCPVYAHSDYHSTLTLEPMLRAAGMPVEVEPFEVENVLAGQSAVEVAGERFVLKFVPGHSADSMCFVSEGRQVVFSGDTVFAGSIGRTDLPGGSHPLLIHGIQTHLLTLADNFRFLPGHGPETSVGTEKTSNPYLR, encoded by the coding sequence ATGACACAAGCGATCGACGTATTCACCGGCGGCATTGCCCAGACCAATGGTTATTTGATTGAAGCTCCCGATGGCTGGGTGCTTTTTGACGCGCCGGAGGGCGTCGCCGCGTGGCTCGAGCAGAAAGGGATCAAGCTGCAGGCATTGGTGCTGACCCACCAGCACTATGATCACGTGATGGATGCGGCAAAGGTGGCCGAGGCGCACGGGTGCCCGGTGTATGCGCATTCGGATTACCACAGCACACTGACGCTTGAGCCGATGCTGCGCGCGGCGGGCATGCCGGTGGAGGTGGAGCCATTTGAGGTGGAGAATGTTTTGGCCGGGCAATCTGCGGTGGAGGTCGCCGGTGAGCGATTTGTGCTCAAGTTTGTGCCGGGGCATTCGGCCGACAGCATGTGTTTCGTCAGCGAGGGGCGCCAGGTCGTGTTCTCGGGGGATACCGTGTTTGCCGGGTCGATTGGGCGTACTGACCTTCCGGGGGGATCGCATCCGTTGCTTATTCACGGGATCCAGACGCATCTGCTGACGCTTGCGGACAATTTCCGCTTTCTTCCAGGGCACGGGCCGGAGACATCAGTTGGGACCGAAAAGACGAGCAACCCGTACTTGCGGTAG
- a CDS encoding DUF3857 and transglutaminase domain-containing protein, producing the protein MRTFPSFFRAHWLLTLLLSLICVGGLRAQTPVSRDVPDVYRELIDQRLTKLDDLLEGGHPESKESIDGEVLLREYLYWVDEDGKSHRIFHTVYHAHTQDGVEAMAQDRFAFDAKLTRVHLAAARTIGADGTVKEVADNAAFIERGRQENATQLYNSDHSVVVIYPDVKMGSLVETILVYEEVEQQIPGEFTTVLGFSTGWPVTHDRREIDLPTPLFEKLNQDQLGDDVPQMEIVSQMAGRTRLRWSADHLDRGFSERSEAPSSQTGPCVFLSTLPDWDAFTTWYSGVLAERSTLSDELKQQVDSWTEGLDSDEQILRALFEKAANDVRYTGLEFGFSGLRPYACNTVWDNQYGDCKDKSNLLRAMLAHKGINAYLTLVQTSHAGLVPKGVADFRRFDHAILAVELKPGKWIFCDPTIEHGRPGTLSPSSSDREVLVVVGERAQWMRTPPATGLKYHYALSLDLSDSYQITGTLESTGSGYYSISELRRHSGAGRDAALGNLHDLVGAFFPSAWAIDYQEPETDVITAPDTFTNRSYLITPSLQTDSENRIHLPFPMPRGLLYDYGHTEKRHTNYFQWPETTEITVTLRLPNHLTPASLPAPLESINPYYAARGQWTFDKATHTLAATLTNTTGRSVIPKNQVATALETTRALTTWVQAPVILEPKEPADTAADQRQTLKLPTAKGQLAYIDARFPIHGDRHARRDQLTAVRAAYPDDTATQYQVRHELAMLDFYANRFDQAITTWSELVANRPADIPDSSAHFSRYMLAQAHADNGSHDEAFAALRPLLETKGVSDYRLGWSLTCAGEFAIHGATVENADEYLRRALEIDGAHRDQANALLFVLHCFEANEEAATQWLTNALRRPLAEFEPVMRAAYTVFDEFRPEEDAQDALLLAARVIDSVCAAPAGDEIEESQNFATAYPAFFKSMHAARHANLVLGPQFQKFVASNRERLVAYAPDLDPLANASADEHKARIEKLMTADDKQIVAAIAHYVSQHPCTDLPEQLWRMAAFVSSEELKQSPATPLTPQLIALGEQIPFSNSNRWEFDFIRAKWLFHDKNWQQAIEMFQAQRAHPEFNTDFRSSSIYQEGQCHEFLGAWDKAIDCYLQLKGSHTTLPTAATAVMRAGVLQAREGRHDEALATWTLLHDVPESVITRSSAEVDLKEAIKLSKRPEALLNYWKAAEQWWQKVARRHLGACGVSVKDHRIEPYLSATAPALESAIMRSAQGNDGEAYLTALLPLIDYLRWSPNGLELIYNQFQIAAIDNNPRLKKHTNVIAQSIAGAVVDFGDPELIPYAQRLNVALLIDGGQSDQALPLARTYVEQMQRYDRNHIERLIWLYMMASVQSGENLEESSAEGLKVWQNGISQMDPHQFGNSLGWALREAGRNDDALAVAQAALQLQTNTPAYTNLLRKLVTTIQAEAKSSGELNTALLDWAQQNRPVWYDLVEAPTPDSLEFAPTAASLKFHLQLVADESAPAAQRLKAWQDAVLTIAEQEPQWAGFVDVVSQAARLEAIPATTKAQAIWRAYTYACYQGHPRAARKLRNLPAFQQLNAHILTDLSPRLMDHAAAVRYRDADQHLANIDSLTQVDEIDDALRELISTELRGLWILGEVEAAEEVIKSVKSWKLSDDSFTFKLGLQMGLRKASHQLQHEMALADEWTTLLQPQLELAATKAPRDWREWRSRTTMHSGLPFTGLDEAAIDGILAKRILERSMIHSTPHLSQFLMSPRLWPAASDEGAAETYGAAVKAMMESKLESDLKADCLIRFYSLVPRDRAMRKHIADVLEPHTESPHKHLRAMVTCIRTGFLASAGEKPAPGSLDAQELNAFREAIAHFFQPTLALAYGDEATRSATLETVRNTEATSTEPELGKLMALALLTDSPVADVAKELKLSVLDQNIDRWWYEAPGAIRSQIASLILTGRSEEIPAELLPWLISRTNATTAHTLHALDAWRRGDFKTMLKHTAKAQLHDQETATLLHAIALAGTGQKQDSRVLLQHLTSDLYLDNDVWMAAKLVLRSLSTQETAAE; encoded by the coding sequence ATGCGCACGTTTCCGTCCTTCTTCCGCGCCCACTGGTTGCTCACCCTTTTGTTGAGTCTCATTTGTGTTGGAGGGCTCAGGGCGCAGACTCCGGTGTCGCGTGATGTGCCTGACGTTTACCGGGAGCTAATTGACCAGCGCCTCACCAAGCTGGACGATCTGCTGGAAGGCGGTCATCCCGAGAGCAAGGAGTCCATCGATGGCGAGGTGCTCCTACGCGAATACCTTTATTGGGTGGACGAGGACGGCAAGTCCCACCGCATTTTCCACACTGTTTACCACGCCCACACCCAGGACGGCGTCGAGGCCATGGCTCAGGACCGCTTCGCCTTCGATGCCAAATTAACCCGGGTGCATCTGGCGGCCGCGCGCACCATCGGCGCCGACGGCACAGTCAAAGAAGTCGCGGATAACGCAGCCTTCATCGAACGAGGACGTCAGGAAAATGCCACCCAACTCTACAACTCCGACCACTCGGTGGTCGTGATCTACCCGGATGTGAAAATGGGGAGTCTGGTCGAAACCATTCTCGTCTATGAAGAGGTCGAACAACAAATCCCCGGTGAATTCACCACCGTCCTCGGCTTTTCCACCGGCTGGCCCGTAACCCACGACCGCCGCGAGATCGATCTCCCGACCCCGCTCTTCGAGAAGCTCAATCAGGACCAGCTAGGCGACGACGTCCCTCAGATGGAAATCGTCAGCCAAATGGCCGGCCGCACACGTCTGCGTTGGAGCGCCGACCACCTCGATCGCGGGTTCAGTGAGCGCTCGGAAGCTCCCAGCTCGCAGACCGGGCCTTGTGTGTTCCTTTCCACCCTCCCCGACTGGGATGCCTTCACTACGTGGTACAGCGGCGTGCTGGCGGAGCGCTCGACACTCTCGGATGAGCTCAAACAACAAGTCGACAGCTGGACCGAAGGCCTCGACTCCGACGAGCAGATCCTACGGGCACTCTTTGAAAAGGCCGCCAACGATGTGCGCTACACCGGACTCGAATTCGGCTTCTCAGGCCTTCGTCCCTATGCCTGCAACACGGTGTGGGACAACCAATATGGCGACTGCAAAGACAAGTCCAACCTCCTGCGTGCCATGCTCGCCCACAAGGGGATCAACGCCTACCTGACGCTCGTGCAAACCAGCCACGCCGGCCTGGTGCCAAAAGGAGTAGCGGACTTCCGCCGCTTCGATCACGCGATTCTCGCCGTTGAGCTCAAACCGGGGAAATGGATCTTCTGTGACCCAACCATCGAGCACGGCCGCCCGGGCACGCTCAGCCCGTCGAGCTCGGACCGCGAGGTGCTGGTAGTGGTGGGCGAACGTGCCCAGTGGATGCGCACGCCACCAGCCACCGGGTTGAAGTACCACTACGCGCTCAGCTTGGACTTGAGCGACAGCTACCAAATCACCGGCACACTCGAAAGCACCGGCTCAGGCTACTACTCGATCAGCGAACTCAGACGCCACAGCGGCGCCGGCCGCGACGCAGCTTTGGGCAATCTGCACGACCTCGTTGGTGCCTTCTTCCCCAGTGCGTGGGCCATCGATTACCAAGAGCCGGAAACCGACGTCATCACCGCGCCTGACACGTTCACCAACCGCAGCTATCTGATCACCCCGTCGCTGCAAACCGATTCGGAGAACCGCATCCACCTTCCGTTCCCGATGCCGCGTGGACTACTCTACGATTACGGCCACACGGAAAAGCGCCACACTAACTACTTCCAATGGCCGGAAACCACCGAGATCACGGTCACTTTGCGCCTTCCAAACCACCTCACCCCGGCCTCGCTCCCGGCACCTCTGGAATCGATCAACCCATACTATGCTGCCCGGGGACAGTGGACATTCGATAAAGCCACCCATACTCTGGCGGCCACATTGACCAACACCACCGGCCGCTCGGTGATCCCGAAAAACCAGGTCGCCACGGCATTGGAAACCACACGCGCATTGACCACCTGGGTACAGGCACCGGTTATTCTGGAACCGAAAGAACCAGCGGACACTGCCGCCGACCAGCGCCAGACGCTGAAACTTCCAACCGCCAAGGGACAGCTCGCCTACATCGACGCGCGCTTCCCCATCCACGGCGATCGCCACGCACGCCGCGACCAACTCACCGCCGTGCGTGCCGCCTACCCTGACGATACAGCCACCCAGTATCAGGTGCGTCACGAACTCGCGATGCTTGATTTCTACGCCAATCGGTTTGACCAAGCCATCACGACATGGAGCGAACTGGTCGCAAACCGCCCCGCCGACATCCCTGACTCAAGCGCGCATTTCTCCCGCTACATGCTGGCGCAAGCCCACGCCGACAACGGTTCCCATGACGAGGCCTTCGCCGCGCTGCGCCCGTTGCTGGAGACCAAAGGAGTCAGCGACTACCGCCTGGGCTGGAGCCTCACGTGTGCCGGTGAGTTCGCGATCCATGGAGCCACCGTTGAGAACGCCGATGAGTACCTGCGCCGCGCCTTGGAGATCGACGGAGCGCACCGCGACCAAGCGAACGCCCTGTTGTTTGTGCTGCATTGCTTCGAAGCGAACGAGGAAGCGGCAACACAATGGCTGACGAATGCTCTGCGCCGTCCACTGGCCGAGTTCGAGCCGGTCATGCGTGCGGCCTACACTGTTTTTGACGAGTTCCGCCCCGAGGAAGATGCGCAGGACGCGCTGCTGCTGGCGGCCCGCGTGATCGACTCGGTCTGTGCAGCCCCCGCAGGTGATGAAATCGAGGAATCGCAGAACTTCGCCACCGCCTACCCCGCGTTCTTCAAATCAATGCACGCCGCGCGCCACGCAAACCTGGTGCTTGGACCACAATTCCAGAAGTTCGTCGCATCAAACCGTGAACGCCTCGTCGCCTACGCTCCGGATTTGGACCCACTGGCCAACGCCAGCGCCGATGAGCACAAAGCCCGCATCGAGAAGCTGATGACTGCCGACGACAAACAGATCGTCGCCGCGATCGCCCACTACGTGAGCCAACACCCATGCACCGACCTGCCTGAGCAACTCTGGCGCATGGCAGCATTTGTGAGCTCGGAAGAACTCAAACAATCGCCTGCAACCCCGCTGACACCACAGCTGATTGCTCTCGGCGAGCAGATCCCGTTCAGCAACAGCAATCGTTGGGAGTTCGACTTCATTCGCGCCAAGTGGCTGTTCCACGACAAGAATTGGCAGCAAGCCATTGAGATGTTCCAAGCCCAGCGCGCCCATCCGGAGTTCAACACCGACTTCCGCTCCTCCTCCATCTACCAGGAAGGCCAATGCCACGAATTTCTCGGAGCCTGGGATAAGGCGATCGACTGTTATCTCCAGCTCAAAGGCTCCCACACCACGCTGCCAACCGCAGCCACCGCGGTGATGCGCGCCGGTGTGTTGCAAGCGCGCGAGGGACGCCACGACGAGGCGTTGGCGACGTGGACATTGTTGCACGACGTACCGGAATCAGTGATCACCCGCTCCAGCGCTGAAGTGGACTTGAAGGAGGCGATCAAGCTGAGCAAACGCCCGGAGGCGCTGCTCAACTACTGGAAGGCAGCAGAACAATGGTGGCAGAAAGTAGCGCGCCGCCATCTCGGGGCCTGTGGAGTTTCAGTCAAAGATCACCGCATCGAGCCTTATCTGAGCGCTACCGCACCTGCCCTTGAGTCCGCGATCATGAGAAGCGCGCAAGGCAACGACGGAGAGGCCTACCTGACCGCTTTGCTGCCGCTCATCGACTACCTGCGTTGGTCGCCAAATGGGCTTGAGCTGATCTACAATCAGTTCCAGATCGCAGCGATCGACAACAACCCGAGGCTCAAAAAACACACCAACGTAATCGCTCAATCGATCGCTGGCGCAGTGGTTGACTTCGGCGATCCGGAGCTGATCCCCTACGCCCAGCGCCTGAACGTCGCGCTTCTCATTGATGGGGGGCAATCGGATCAGGCGCTGCCATTGGCTCGCACTTACGTCGAGCAAATGCAACGCTACGACAGAAACCACATCGAACGTCTGATCTGGCTCTACATGATGGCATCCGTCCAGTCGGGAGAGAACTTGGAGGAGTCCTCCGCCGAGGGCCTGAAGGTGTGGCAAAACGGGATCAGCCAGATGGATCCCCACCAGTTTGGCAATTCGCTGGGCTGGGCATTGAGGGAAGCCGGACGCAACGACGACGCTCTCGCCGTGGCACAAGCAGCTCTCCAATTACAGACGAACACACCGGCATACACCAACCTCTTGAGAAAACTGGTGACCACCATCCAGGCGGAAGCCAAATCATCGGGCGAGCTGAACACCGCATTGCTCGATTGGGCACAGCAGAACCGCCCGGTCTGGTACGACTTGGTGGAGGCCCCGACTCCAGACTCGTTGGAGTTCGCCCCAACCGCAGCGAGTCTCAAGTTCCACCTCCAGTTGGTCGCAGACGAATCTGCTCCTGCCGCACAGCGACTCAAAGCGTGGCAGGACGCCGTGCTCACCATTGCCGAGCAGGAGCCTCAGTGGGCAGGTTTTGTCGACGTCGTCAGCCAGGCCGCTCGACTTGAAGCCATCCCCGCCACAACGAAAGCCCAGGCCATTTGGCGCGCATACACCTACGCTTGCTATCAAGGGCACCCCCGCGCCGCACGCAAATTGCGCAACCTGCCCGCCTTCCAACAGCTCAACGCTCACATCCTGACCGATCTCTCGCCACGGCTGATGGACCACGCCGCCGCCGTGCGCTACCGCGACGCTGACCAGCACCTAGCCAATATCGACAGCCTCACGCAAGTGGATGAAATCGATGATGCGCTGCGTGAACTCATCAGTACCGAGTTGCGCGGGCTGTGGATCCTTGGAGAAGTGGAAGCTGCCGAGGAAGTCATCAAGTCGGTGAAGTCATGGAAGCTCAGCGATGACTCGTTTACCTTCAAACTAGGTCTCCAGATGGGGCTGCGCAAAGCGAGTCATCAACTCCAGCACGAAATGGCGCTGGCAGATGAATGGACTACGCTGCTCCAGCCTCAACTGGAGCTCGCTGCCACCAAGGCACCGCGTGACTGGCGGGAATGGCGCTCAAGGACCACCATGCACAGTGGTCTCCCCTTCACCGGTCTGGATGAAGCCGCTATCGACGGCATCCTGGCAAAGCGGATCCTCGAACGCTCGATGATTCACTCAACCCCGCATCTCTCGCAATTCCTCATGTCCCCAAGGCTGTGGCCCGCCGCCAGCGACGAAGGTGCAGCGGAAACCTACGGAGCCGCAGTGAAGGCAATGATGGAATCAAAACTCGAATCCGACCTTAAAGCCGACTGCCTGATCCGATTCTACAGTCTCGTGCCGCGCGACCGTGCGATGCGGAAGCACATCGCCGATGTGCTTGAGCCGCACACCGAATCACCACACAAGCACCTGCGCGCCATGGTGACTTGCATTCGGACCGGTTTCCTGGCATCCGCTGGAGAAAAGCCCGCGCCTGGATCTCTTGATGCACAAGAACTCAATGCGTTCAGGGAAGCCATCGCCCACTTCTTCCAGCCGACTCTGGCTTTGGCTTACGGAGACGAGGCCACCCGCTCAGCCACGCTTGAGACGGTACGCAATACGGAGGCAACATCCACAGAGCCGGAACTCGGAAAACTCATGGCGTTGGCTCTTCTCACCGACTCCCCGGTCGCTGACGTTGCGAAGGAACTGAAATTATCCGTGCTGGATCAGAACATCGACCGCTGGTGGTACGAAGCCCCTGGAGCGATCAGATCACAGATCGCCTCGCTTATTCTCACCGGCCGCAGCGAAGAGATCCCCGCCGAGCTTCTACCCTGGCTGATCTCCCGCACCAACGCCACGACTGCCCACACGCTTCACGCGCTCGACGCTTGGCGCCGCGGTGATTTCAAGACCATGCTCAAGCACACTGCCAAGGCCCAACTCCACGACCAGGAAACCGCTACCTTGCTCCACGCCATCGCGCTGGCAGGCACCGGCCAAAAGCAAGACTCCCGTGTACTTTTGCAACACCTCACCTCCGACCTCTACCTCGACAACGACGTCTGGATGGCCGCCAAACTCGTGCTGCGATCACTGAGCACACAGGAAACCGCCGCAGAATAA